DNA from Daucus carota subsp. sativus chromosome 1, DH1 v3.0, whole genome shotgun sequence:
atttttaaatgctGGTTATTCTTGTATCCCAAGATGACCGACGTAATATTTGTTTCTAAAACATGTTTATTGAGTTTTATAATCATCATCGTATCACCGACGACATACACAAGAAGACGATCAATATATGAACTATATGTTATCCTTCAAATTGCAACATCTGACCAATATTCTTTAAATGCTGCCTGATTCACGCAAATTGAAAAAGGTCAATTGGGTGCCCTTAAATATACTAGATGGGGCAGTGACATTATTAATCTATACTACAAGTCAAAGCTATGTGCAAACTGATGTGCCAGGGTTGGTCACAGTTAAACTATCATTGACGAGGAGGGTAACTAATAGTCGACAGCCATACATTAGCAACACAAGGGCATAACCATGCTGGAGCTGGTTATGCATGCTGGATGACCATATATTCTTGAGGTGAGCCAAAGTCGAGCCTAGGACATGAGACAACGGAGGATAAACACTTAACTACTTGGGTTATCCAATCATGCTCTCATTCAAATACTCTTTTTAAATCTGCAGAAAAGTAATTCAAATGGCCCAGGTTTGCATATTATGCTCTCTCAATTCTGGATGGAGGTTTATCAATTGAAatctttcataaatatttcaaaattaggatctctctttttaacacttaaaattggaTAGGTTTCACAGCTGTATGATTTATCACCAGTGCAAATCCCTTTTGTATCTTGACACATGTTAAACTCGACTATTTTACTGTTTTGGTGAACGTAatgaaattaccatatgtacttATGCTTTCAAACATGGATCAAACACTCTTATAAGCACCGCCAAAACTTACGAAAAAATTGGTTGGTTATTTGTGGCCTATCATTCTCTTAGTATGCCTTGTTCTCAAGCGGACTCTTTAAGCTCCCATGAACGTGAAATTGAGCATGCATGGTTTCAaaatggatcaagaaatgatctttTTATAGACCAAAAGAGGATGGAGAAGAGAGACAATGGTTGGTTAGAGAGGAAGAGTAATTAAGTTGCGACCTTGTTAACGCTGGAGTTGAGATCAAGAGACATTGATTATTCACACCATGATCACCAAAACTTGTTTCAAGAAAATACATGTAtggataaaatatatgtaaattatatggaCTTCTTATATACTTATTATCGATATTCATGTCAGCACAACCTGGGCTTCAACAAGTACCTATATAATCATCTTTACAAAAAGACAGTGTagcatgataaaaatttcacacatcatttagaaatttcaaattaataacatgtaaatatgtgttgttttagatttcttataaatcataaaattaagaAGAAATTTTATGAACGATTAATACCCGACAAatcaattgtaaaatatattttttcatctcttttggaaatcataaataacacaataattttattaatataaaacatcattttaAAATAAGGACATATCATAATTCTAACTAGCCTCACACAGAAAATTTACCGATTAGActtccaaaataattatatattaaaaaatttcaattttactatACATAAGATACCCTACAAGTcaattgcaatattttttttcaatctctttgaaaatcaaaataacatactaatcattttactaaaataaaatatatcattgtgaaataaatacatatcataacatgtatttgagacttttttttaaaaaaaaatcaaaaatcaagataagatcaaatgtatatataaagttttatatctaaataactatagtgtatataagtatattaagaggataataatataattcaataaaaaaatataattataataaataatactccctcttccccctcatttatttacagttttttcacactgttcgacacgcaacggcttatttctaaattttttcttttttgtataaaaatttaaacactaaatttttatttagaattaaaaaaaagtacaatattttaaaaattatttaaaaatgtgcttGGCACGGCcccagggccggctcaacacTAAGGCCATCTAAGCGGTCGCTTAGGGCCCCAACTTAGGcctcaaaattttatgaaagtatatatattgaaataataatatttaaatttttgtttgtaaatatggaaaaaacaaaatatctaaaacaaatatgaatcattgaactttaaaaagataatatatatatatatatatatgacatgaaatactaataaatataaataaaattaatttaaaaagtgagaattaaatgaatcaaatgatttaaattttttagtcacatgtgtattaagtacttactaaatgtaataaaatttatcatctaaaatatataatatttatttttcacaagttttacattattataattaattatatgatttctgctttttatgttatagtacttttctaatgtttaattaatttaaatgttacattaatgtacaaataaacctaataacaaataaaaaacaacatataaaatgatatataaattttgtgcgtaattaatttataataatctaaaatatatataattttaaattaaaaaaattttatatataaaaaaggccTCATGTTCAAATCTGCTTATGGTCTCAAATTTAGTTGAGCGGGCCCTGCACGGCCCAAGCCAGTAATGTCTTAAAATATGACGGCGCGCTATCCATTTCACACAAGAAATTAGGGTTGAAACCATCTGCAGCAGCGGCTGAATCCATTTCACATAAGAAGTTTTTCCCATCAGAGTCAGAGCTCGAAGCCTGTATATATCGTGTAAGCTTTCTTGTGCTATTATAGTAATTGTTAACTGTTGGACTCAGAATCTTATATGTTTGTATGCTACTTGCATGGCTACATGTATATTACTTGTTTTATACATTATGTGTTTGGCATCCCCAATCTCGAAATTACTTGACGTTTTTTCAATTGGGGCTGTGCGCCTGTGCCCTTCAAATCAGGCTTTTTGTTTTAAAGGTCCCAAATTACGAATTGATTGGCCGGAAAAGGTGGCCGAATTACTGTTCTATATATGACATAAGCAACTAAATATGCTATCTATGGATGATTTTCTAGCTATGCTAGCATCACCGGAAAAGCAAGAGGCAACCAGTAATTCCCAACATACTGCAGTTGGGAATCCACAACTTAATATGTTTTCCAGTCCATTTGGCTGGCCCGAAGATGATTACTGTTGGTGGTTTAGATGCTGTTATTGTTATGGAGCACTTTGTTGCAAAATTTTCCCTAACTAATAGACCAACAAAGCAGGTAAGCGTTCTGTAAATACTGAAAGTCATCTAAGGATATTGTCTGTGCCTTTTGGCATTTAATGGTATTTTACATAAATGTGATTACTTGGTTGTAATTGGACTGATCTCGCATATAATCAATACATGGTCTGATTAATGCATTGGAGTTCGTATTTCCTAATGCAGAACACAGATTCGGAGTTATGCATTTATATGAGAATATGCACAAGGATGATAAAGGCATTGCTTTGAGGCATTTGTTATGGAAATCTGCTAGGACTACAACAGAGTAGGAGTTcttcttgttttcgtattttctctatttctcttcgtatattctatattcaaggtctaactaAGGAATGATCCATGGCAAAAGTATATAGATTCTTGTTATACCAGATAAATATTCATGTACATGAAGGTAATAACAAGAATATTGATATCTTGAGTTTGTGCatgcaatatatatttataaatatgttgtGTTTTCCTTGTGCAACAGAGTTATACAATTGGACCTTTTGGAGCCAATTAATTGCCTTGGGTTTTGGACACCACTCCTCAACATAGGCAACTGGCTCCTACTGTGAGAATTGTAGCCCAAATAAGAAGAGATCAAGAAAAACTGACATATCTACTACATCCTACAATATTGTTAAAGGTGGATACAATCATGAATCCagttattctattttatgacACTTGTATTAAAATTATGGGTCTATTAATCTATATCTAAGAAATCTTATAATGTATTTGTGAGTTATGAGAAAGAAGACTACTATGGGATTGAGTAATTAGTTTTTCGAGCCTATGTTAGGGTTGGGTTACAATGACGATATAGGAGTTAAAAATTtgtacttatgcttccttagttttgccatttattaaaaaaaatcctagatgatatcggaTAGTTACTATATAGgccatctccttgaaggcttaacattgtgtcagcaaatggttatcttaaattctggagttcaattttgtaattaccttatctccaatacaaggtaattacaaaatcgaactctagaatttgagatactCACTTCCTGATTCAATGCCAAACTTTTGACGAGATATTGTATATTGTTAAAATGATGACATAGGAGTTAAAAATTtgtacttatgcttccttagtctttccatttatcaaaaaaattctagatgatatcGGATAGTTACCATATACACtatctccttgaaggcttaacattgtgtcagcaagtggttatcttaaattcttgagttcaattttgtaattaccatatcagtaatataaggtaattacaaaatcgaactctagaATTTATGATACTCACTAGCTAATACAATGCCAAGGTTTTGACGTGATGttgtatattgttaaaataatgacataaaatttttacttatgcttccttagtttttattaaaataaatcctagatgatatcgggTAGTTACGATATACgccatctccttgaaggcttaacatcgtgtcagcaaatggttatcttaaattctggagttcaatttcgtaattaccttatctctaatataagataattacaaaatcgaactccagaatttgagaTGCTCACTTCCTGATTCAATGCCAAACTTTTGACGAGATGTTGTATATAGTTAAAATGACGACATAGGAGTTAAAAATTTGTACTTATGCTCCTTAGTCTttccatttattttaaaaaaatcttagaTGATATTGGGTAGTTACCATATacaccatctccttgaaggcttaacattgtgtcagcaaatggttatctgaaattctggagttcaattttgtaattaccttatctctaatataaggtaattacaaaatcgaactctagaatttgagatactCACTTCCTGAATCAATGCCAAACTTTTGATGAGATATTGTATATGGTTAAAATGACGACATAGGAGTTAAAAATTtgtacttatgcttccttagtcttTCCATTTCTTAAAATATCCTAGATTATATCGGGTAGTTATCACCATATacaccatctccttgaaggcttaacattgtgtcatcAAGTGGTTAttttaaattctggagttcgattttgtaattaccttatatcatggatatggtaattacaaaattgaactccagaatttatgaTACTCTCTGGCTGATACAATGCCAAGCTTTTGACGTGATGttgtatattgttaaaattatgacataaaatttatatttatgcttCCTAGTTTTGTGACATCTTTTTAGGACCACCCACATATTGTAAACATGCAGGATCTATGGCTTTACCGTCATTTAGAAAACTCTAAGATTCCTCAAATATATAAGTTGACATATATGGAATTGTTTAAGAAGCAAATATGTAGTATGTAGatattttacttctttttttctcttttcatcttataatATCTGATCCCCACTTTATAAATGGACATATAGAGAGGAAAATGGTAATATGAGAAGCCAACTCTGGATATATATATCTTGGCTTTAAAGGGGTTTGGTTTTTCTCCAATTCTTCTCATATctgaaaagtatattttatgttttcttaGTCTGCAGTGGATCTTTTGATCTAGATGGCTTTGAATATCCTACTGTCCCAGGTAAACAAGCCACATAGTcacccttgtagttgttccagtTGAACCAGTACACAATATTTGGAGTACGCCAGTTATTTACAATATCGGTGCTGCTGCTCATGGGCTTAATGGAATGGGAACACTATAAAGAGGACCTCATATATTCAGTTAGGAGCTTGAGGATgatttactcaagtttttgatggTTGAGATTAGGggtgtaaacaaaccaaactattcgtgagctactcgagttcggctcagaaaatattcgaatttgattcggtaataatcgagccgagctcgagctcgagctatttggatgttttaccgagccgagctcgagcttcaaattactcggctcgtaaggttcgcgagccttatcgagcctctattattttttaatttttttattataaatatatttttacaaaaatatttaatatattatttataatttatatatttaatcgaatcgaactcgagtcgaaccgatcatatttcgagtttttgtcaatatttggtgactTGATTCGAGCTTCCGAGCCGAACTCAAGCTTATCGAACTATTTAAGAGCCGAgcttcgaacttgaaattaaaggctcggtcgaactcaaactcgaactcgagccaCGAACTTTTTagacgagctcgagccgagcctagcagtgttcgactcggctcggctcgtttacaCCCCTAGTTGAGATGGCTGGTTTGATTGgctgagggggagattgtatctcctattagaaattcattttatgtaaatcagacctttactaaaattaatattttgatgtcttttccttttatgtataaaaagtaTTACATTAGACAGTGATGTTCCGCCGGATCGGTCGCTTAAGATCtttggtgtatgagattttCTATGCACCAGGGAtatcaagaaaataaattatttttttggaaaaagattTTAGGTGTCGGTTATCCAAAAGGTGAAACAAATAAAACAGACATTAGGCATTGGCATTTTGGTAGACCTATGCAAAAACATATACAATAGGTGTCTGTATTTTCTGAAATCGATGCAAAAACATATACACTAGGTGTCGGTATTTTCTAGACAACCGATGTTGTAAGCAACAAATATGTGTCTTTATTAGTTTTAAGATGTCGGTTATTACCCGACACATAAATTCTTTTAGTGTCGCGTATTTAATCGACGCAGATTTTGTCAACTATAACGTCTTTTTCATGTATTATAGGTGAAAACTCACGGTAAAAATCTTTTTTGACTAACACTAAAAAGTCATTTTTCTATTGGTGTACAACTAAATATGTGGTACAATAAATGTAGGAAATGATACTATATCTCAGAAACTATAATCAGAGTATAGATCTTCAAAGTGAATACAAGGATatgcaaattatatatataaggaagAATGTGAGTTAAAACAGACTTGATTGTATATGATATTAGTAGTAACGCTCATATATTTGAGCATACCTAGGGCAATTACAGGTAACAGAAGCCCTAGCCTCTTGTCTTCCTCGCCGTCGTCATACAGTCTGGTCAGTTTATCACGCTTTGTTCTACGGTGCTGATTATGACGCCGACGACGACGGAGTGTCGAAAAGATAGCGGCTGTCATTGCCTCGTCAACATCGATCtctcaaaattttgaataagtAGTCACCGATAGGGGAAGGATTTTTTAGGAGACAAGGAGAGAGATTGAAAAAGCTCTTCTTAACTTTACagttttctcttctttctttcaaACAAGTTATTTATACTTAATTGATATAAATTGAACCAAACCAGCTAGCACCTAACTATGATTAGATAAGGCCATATTGAAGCCAGTTTGATTGATTCGACGCATATCAGGCCTTGTTTAGAGTAAAATTGAAGTTCAATCAATTTCCTTGAACCTGTACAATCATGCATTgaaaacttgtagattcatgATTAGAGTATTGAAAATTTTTTCAATCTCTACTTTGGAACcatgtatataatttattttcatatattatattgagCTTTGCATATCTTAGATTTATGTGTGATTAAGAATGTGGTTAATTAAAGCTTAATTCCTACTCACGTGATCacatcaaagaaaaaaaaaagtaatagaaTGGATGTGATGTTCTAGTTGTAGAGTTTTTGTTATTTGGGCTCCTATGGGCTTTTTAAGGTCATAATTAATTATGGACGGCATGAACTTATAACGGATGGGCTTCATTATCAAACTCATGTTTAAATCTTTTGACTGCAAAGAGATTATATAAATAGACACCCATCTATTGCTGTCATAAGCATGTATAAACAAGTTCTAGTCCAGGTAAATTTCAAAGTAAATACTCCTTTTGACATAAGTAAGCTTACATCCAGGGTTCCATACCATTTGAGGGCCTAgggagaaaataaaattttgggccctcccaaattttctttttataaaatatttatgatactGCGAATtcaaaattaactaaatatgtTAATACATACTCCttccatttcaaaataatagtcacgtattttgaggtgtaaaaaaaatatatttctacacattatttttgaaattttctttttctgaataaaagtttaacatctctatttttattcagaaaaaaaaaattcaaaaataatatgtagaagtatgttttttcatctcaaaatacgtgcacaaagtcaaaacgactattattttgaaatggagggagtaaattATACTGACGAAATCAAGGTAAGAACGTACATAAATTATAGAATATTCATTTGCACATCACAAAGCTACAAAATTAGCATTAATTTTATTTCCCTGAAACTACTTTGTGGTAATATGCAGAGCTGAAGTGATGAGATAGAAATCTAAACAGGAATGGATCAGCAATCATATGTTTTCCTCAGCCGGCTCAGCTCTATGAAAAAGATTACCAAATGAGCTAAATTGTCTTAAGCGGTCACTTAGCCTCATTAAGCTATCATTAAGCAATAAACAAATGGGGCCtaaacctatatatatatatatatatatatatatatatatatatatatatatatatatatgattaaattttggGCCCTCTAAAAAGTATGGGCCATGGGCGGTCGCCCTGCTCGCCCTTCCTCTGAAGCCCTGCTTACATCTTCTGGCCATTTGTTCATATATTTTTACTCACCAATTATTAGTTTGATTAATTCAATAgatgatttaattgattcctcTTTCTAAACAAAAAATTCTAGGTCTAAGCGATCACATCTGATAAATTCAACCATCTTAAGTAAAGAATTCCGACATGGAAGGTAAATCTATCACTTACATTTATATGATGcatttgatttcattatataatcctcttatatattttgtattatttcaCCTACATATGTATAGATGTAAATTGAGATCGCCATGAAAAAAATTACTAAACAAGAGAGGAGAAaccaaaaaacaaatatatttgtgCCACgatagttttataaaaaaatatcttaataagtaatttgataataaaaaataatttaacaattttaattttaagatgtAAGGTAActtttgtaaagataataacaaACATAAATCCCTAAACGTATTCaagcaaaaaattatatacttatgtttatttttattacatgttgtattaattttattttatataaataattttgtacaaataatatatatattttttatcaccgaccaaatattatatattttttcatcaaGCAGGCTAAATTGGggttataattataaactttaattttaagttatttataaaacatatacTCTTAATCCATTGTCATTTTAGATAGTTTAGTGAACTAGGCCAAATTAGAATGTAATAGAATGGATGGTTTTAGTCTGTAGAGTGTTTTTTATTTGGGCTGCTGTGGACTTTTTCAGGTCATAATTAATCATGGACAATATGAATCTTATAGCCCATGGGCTTTTTATCAAACCCATGTTTAAATCTTTTGAGTGCAAAGAGATTATATAAATCGACATCCATCTTGCggtcataaacatatataaacaaGTTCTGGTCGAGATAAGTTTGAAACTAAATACTCATTTTGACATAATTAAGCTTTCATCTTCTAGCCACATTTGTTCACATATTATTAATGTAATTTGATAGATAATTTAATTGATTGCGCTTATACGTATTATTAGTTTGATGTGATAGATGATTTAATTGATTCTCCTTTGGAAACAAGAAATTCTAGTTATAAGTGATTACGTCTCATAGATTCACATCTTAAGGATATTATTAGTTTGATTTGATAGATGATTTAATTGATTCTCCTTTGGAAACAAGAAGTTCTAGTTATAAGTGATTACGTCTCATAGATTCAGGCATCTTAAGGAAAGAATTACGACTTCTAAGGTatcataatttgatatattttttttaattttaagtgtatatatatatatatatatatatatgtatagttgTACATTATATAATGACCACCTTAACATCGAAACAAATTTGACCGGTTAATTGAGATCTCACTAAAAAGGCTACTAAAGGGAGATGGAACAaaccaaataataaatatttttgtgtccacgataattatataaaaatatatctggtgagtaatttgataataaaaaataactcaaaaatttcattattaagATGTATTACATCTGATGTAATATGATAGCTTGTGTAAAGATAACAACAATCATAAATCCTTAAACATACTTAGAGAAAAAGCTCTATActtatgtttgtttttattacatgttatattagttttattttatataaatatttctaatatttaaattttgaatgctAAAAATCAGATTTAGAGTCCGTAAAGTCAAGTTGTTGGCGTTTAAGTAGAGTTATTTGCATCACGCTGAAGATTAAACTTCATATGACATGTCAACTTGAATTGGATATAGTTGATCCTAAATATATTTTGGGGTTAAATCTTAAATTAAAGATAAAAACTTGCGCCATATaactttaatttattaactttattttaCACATTTTACGTCTAATTGATAATTCACTTGTATATATGTCTCTCATAGACAATAACTTGCACTATGTTAACTTTTATATGTTTGTTGTTTTACCAAGATGAACAACTAGTTTATGATTTGGTTCGTATCATAAGTTGGTTAGTGACAAATGAGTTCATACATACTTTATATCTGATGAATAAAAAAGGCGGAAGATGGAAAGGTTGGAAATGAAtaaatttatagagtttttttGTTTGAGATATAGTTTTTGGCACTCGAACTTcttgttattaaaaaaatgcaTTTAGAGATTAAGGATAGTTATCAAATTTAATGGGGTATATTCAATTGggttttttaaagatttttttattcatgaaatccgagggtattccactaggattttaaaaatatgtatcagAATCGTgggatattcaattgggattttaaattatgctatgGTAAATTATGccatggtattcaattaggattttaaattatgctcaAAAATCTTATGGTATTCAATttggattatttaaaattcattaaaatttgatggtattgaaatgctaatgaatttttttaggcTTCGTAAAATAATGGATTTTGTGGAATtgttcggtgtattttaagtgttttgaaatcccaccaaaatccatgagattttgaagaattACTCGTAAATCCTAAATAATTTGTATCAACTCTGTTTCgttttatcaaaaatccgcaaaaaatcaaaatcaaatacaatccGTTAAAATCCacgtatattaaatttttatcaaatgaCTGATTTTAACTATTTATATGTGGGTCCCATTATGAGTGAAACCACTTAAAAATTGCCAGCTATGCAAAAagtcaataataattttataaaattttgctgGATATATTTTTATCACTTTCCTTATATAAATGTGATTCTCACTTACTTGGAGCGATTGGCAGCTGTATCAAATTCAGATCTGAGGGAGCTCGAAGAAGCTAGGGTTTAGGATTTCTGGTAATTTCATATCTCTGGTTTCTTACTTATTCACAGGGCTAGACGGCTAGTAATCTCACATCTGATTGTTTGTCTGGAAatgtttgtatatgtttttcTGCTTACATGCGTTTAGTTGCATCTGAATTCGTATACCTTAATATTACTCTAAATTTTAGGAATAACTACTCATTTTGTTAAATTATGGGTTCTCCTGTAATTTCAAGATGTTTGGGAATTGACTTAATTGAGCACTTTAATGGAAATCTCATTTATGGATCAAGAAGTAGATCTCTAAGTAGAATTAGTCTGTTTTAGGGTTTAGCTTCCAATGAAATTTAAGTTACTTGGGGGAGATCTGGTCCCATCATTGCGCCACCATAGCATAATAATCAGTGTAGAAAGCTTTAATACAATGCTAAGTCAACAGTTTAAAAATCTTAAGATAATTTGAAAAAACTTAGTTGGATCATATGATATTTGCTTCCCCAAAATTTGCACACCCGAAATTGGTTTTCATCAACCATTTACGTTAGAGATAACTGATAGCCTTGTGATGGACGTTAAAATTAGAAGGATATAGTTATACACAGGGATTGGAGAGGTGATCACCCAGTTTAGTTTCTCTGCATCCTAAATGTACAGTCATTTTTCTAATGAAACTagctcatatataaaatatttcaattcATTTCTCCATGATATGTGTATTGTTTCTTGATTAATGTATCGCGACTTATTAGCTTCTCGCTTTGTGTCACGTTAGAAACAGTGAGTGTTTATCTCTACATAGATTGTGTATCGTTAATTGCTGGTGCAGTACGTTTGGATTTGACATTGACTGAACATGACAAACAAACGAAGAAAGAATATTAATGGTGCGAGTGGTTCTGGAACAAAAAATAATGATGTAGTCAGCAAAGTTGGCAACCAACGATCTGTTGTTGACTTCATCAGCTCTCTTCCGGATGACATTTTGACTAGAATAATTTCTATGTTGTCGACGAAAGAAGCTTTGTCCCTGTGTAATTCAAGCAGGAGATTTAAGCATCTGTCAACCACCATACCAAATGTTGAAATAAGAGTAACTATAAATGGCTTTTTCTCTAAATTTCAATCTTTTTCGAGGTTCCTGGAAAACCATGATAGTGTGGTTGAAAAGTTTCAGCTGTCAAATAGGACTGCTGGAATCATTTCTCATGTATTAGAATGGCTCCGTTTGGTTGTTAAAGATGGTATTGAAGAGATTGACCTTAAGTTTGATTATTCGGACTTGTGCCCCCATATCCCTGCATCTCTTTTGACTGCCAAAACTCTGAAAGTGCTGAAGTTAAGAAGGTGTATAGTTGATGATCTCTTATCTATCACTGGCTTAAAATCGCTGAAATCGCTTCTTCTTGAAGACATGTACATTTCTGATGATATGATTGGTCTACTTTGTTGCCATTGTGAATCACTTCAAGACCTGGCCATCCATAAATGCACAGGGTTCGGGgagattaagattttaaatccAAGGAGCAAGCTCGAAACATTAATACTGGATCATCCATATGATGACGTTGATCATTTCAGGTTGAATATATCAAGTTTAAAGACTCTTTTAATTAGCAATAGAAGAATGAACTTCTCTTTTATTAGTCGCCCGCATATTGATGACCTGGTGTTATGCCGAGGAGCAGATCTTGGAATCACCGAGGAAGAATCGGAGAATATGAAGgttaatataatcaataaacTTGGGAATGTAAGGTTTTTGCAGCTAGATGGATGGGGCTTTTGaggtaatttttatatatttcttatcattaaatgttaaaatttgtaaattacAGCTCCATTAAGTGTTTGAAAGCAAGTGCTTTAATTTGCTTTTCTGTCTTAACCTATTATAAGTGCTCAGTACTTTgagaaatttattttgattctcGAGCCCTCTTTTTCGCT
Protein-coding regions in this window:
- the LOC108224575 gene encoding F-box/LRR-repeat protein At4g14103-like, producing MTNKRRKNINGASGSGTKNNDVVSKVGNQRSVVDFISSLPDDILTRIISMLSTKEALSLCNSSRRFKHLSTTIPNVEIRVTINGFFSKFQSFSRFLENHDSVVEKFQLSNRTAGIISHVLEWLRLVVKDGIEEIDLKFDYSDLCPHIPASLLTAKTLKVLKLRRCIVDDLLSITGLKSLKSLLLEDMYISDDMIGLLCCHCESLQDLAIHKCTGFGEIKILNPRSKLETLILDHPYDDVDHFRLNISSLKTLLISNRRMNFSFISRPHIDDLVLCRGADLGITEEESENMKCLPANNSSANNSLKNLEVLALEFDVGLSNQTKLNNLISRARCLKTLLISIKQKNTAEYHSIYTDGKFERVIKYYWDRHYGRIKPTVYFGKNTVPVSSSNLQNINIKDFSGTLYEVSYINFVLAHFRHLRVFEVTPVEEMEEEEILAYAELFSMFPRVSTDVYMLVGSEEVWKSGWVR